From Lagopus muta isolate bLagMut1 chromosome 12, bLagMut1 primary, whole genome shotgun sequence, one genomic window encodes:
- the CIAO2B gene encoding cytosolic iron-sulfur assembly component 2B isoform X1, with translation MVGPGGGVPLENANPLIYRRSGERPVTAREEDDELPDSIDDREIFDLIRSINDPEHPLTLEELNVVEQVRVKVNDAESTVAVEFTPTIPHCSMATLIGLSIKVKLIRSLPERFKMDVHITPGTHASEHAVNKQLADKERVAAALENSHLLEVVNQCLSARS, from the exons ATGGTGGGCCCGGGCGGCGGCGTGCCGCTGGAGAACGCTAACCCGCTCATCTACCGCCGCTCGGGGGAGCGGCCCGTGACGGCGCGGGAGGAGGACGACGAGCTGCCCGACTCCATCGACGACCGGGAGATCTTCGAT CTCATCCGCTCCATTAACGACCCCGAGCATCCTCTGACCCTGGAGGAGCTGAATGTCGTCGAGCAAGTTCGAGTTAAA GTGAACGATGCCGAGAGCACCGTGGCAGTGGAGTTCACACCCACCATCCCGCACTGCAGCATGGCAACGCTAATCGGCCTGTCCATAAAAGTGAAACTGATCAGATCACTGCCCGAGAGGTTTAAG ATGGATGTTCATATAACACCAGGAACACATGCCTCTGAACATGCAG ttaACAAACAGCTTGCTGATAAAGAACGTGTAGCAGCTGCTTTGGAAAACTCTCACTTACTGGAAGTGGTAAATCAGTGTTTGTCTGCTAGATCATAA
- the CIAO2B gene encoding cytosolic iron-sulfur assembly component 2B isoform X2, which produces MVGPGGGVPLENANPLIYRRSGERPVTAREEDDELPDSIDDREIFDLIRSINDPEHPLTLEELNVVEQVRVKVNDAESTVAVEFTPTIPHCSMATLIGLSIKVKLIRSLPERFKMDVHITPGTHASEHAGFLLSKD; this is translated from the exons ATGGTGGGCCCGGGCGGCGGCGTGCCGCTGGAGAACGCTAACCCGCTCATCTACCGCCGCTCGGGGGAGCGGCCCGTGACGGCGCGGGAGGAGGACGACGAGCTGCCCGACTCCATCGACGACCGGGAGATCTTCGAT CTCATCCGCTCCATTAACGACCCCGAGCATCCTCTGACCCTGGAGGAGCTGAATGTCGTCGAGCAAGTTCGAGTTAAA GTGAACGATGCCGAGAGCACCGTGGCAGTGGAGTTCACACCCACCATCCCGCACTGCAGCATGGCAACGCTAATCGGCCTGTCCATAAAAGTGAAACTGATCAGATCACTGCCCGAGAGGTTTAAG ATGGATGTTCATATAACACCAGGAACACATGCCTCTGAACATGCAG GTTTCTTACTGTCTAAAGACTAG